In Gossypium arboreum isolate Shixiya-1 chromosome 5, ASM2569848v2, whole genome shotgun sequence, a single genomic region encodes these proteins:
- the LOC108487169 gene encoding 17.3 kDa class I heat shock protein yields MAMIPSFFGSRRSNVFDPFSLDVWDPFKDFPLSSSLTSQTPETSAFVNTRIDWKETPEAHVFKADVPGLKKEEVKVEVEDDRVLQISGERNMEKEDKNDTWHRVERSSGKFMRRFRLPENAKMDQIKASMENGVLTVTVPKLEVKKPDVKAIDISG; encoded by the coding sequence ATGGCTATGATTCCAAGCTTTTTTGGCAGCCGCCGCAGCAATGTCTTTGATCCTTTCTCTCTTGATGTATGGGATCCTTTCAAGgacttccccctttcttcttcaCTCACCTCACAAACCCCGGAAACCTCAGcgtttgtgaatacccgaattGACTGGAAAGAAACCCCAGAAGCGCACGTGTTCAAGGCTGATGTTCCGGGGCTTAAGAAAGAAGAGGTCAAAGTGGAGGTTGAAGATGACAGGGTGCTTCAGATAAGCGGAGAGAGGAACATGGAGAAGGAAGACAAGAATGACACATGGCATCGCGTGGAACGTAGCAGTGGGAAGTTTATGAGGAGGTTCAGGTTGCCTGAGAATGCCAAGATGGATCAGATCAAGGCTTCCATGGAAAATGGTGTGCTTACTGTCACTGTTCCCAAACTGGAAGTGAAAAAGCCCGATGTCAAGGCTATAGACATTTCTGGCTAA